Proteins encoded in a region of the Streptomyces sp. NBC_00513 genome:
- a CDS encoding NAD(P)-dependent oxidoreductase: MARIALFGATGTIGGRVLHEALGRGHQVTAVVRDPERLPDPDGAAVTRGDVLDPSSVAEAAEGHDVVVSAFGPGPGDAGAIVTAARSLIGGVQTLGTDETSRPRLVTVGGAGSLRTAGGRQVWDQEDVPEPVLAVMRAHGEALDFLLTVPVEEVHWTSLSPAALIAPGERTGTYRLGLDDLIVDAEGLSRISTEDYAVALVDEVERDAHAGRRFTVGY, from the coding sequence ATGGCCAGGATCGCCCTGTTCGGCGCGACCGGCACCATCGGCGGTCGGGTGCTGCACGAGGCACTCGGCCGCGGTCACCAGGTCACCGCGGTGGTACGGGACCCGGAGCGGCTCCCCGACCCGGACGGTGCGGCGGTGACGCGCGGCGACGTCCTCGACCCGTCGTCGGTGGCCGAGGCCGCCGAGGGGCACGACGTGGTGGTGAGTGCCTTCGGACCGGGTCCGGGGGACGCGGGCGCCATCGTGACCGCCGCGAGGTCCCTGATCGGCGGCGTGCAGACACTGGGCACCGACGAGACGTCCAGGCCCCGGCTGGTCACGGTCGGCGGGGCGGGCTCGCTGCGCACCGCCGGCGGTCGGCAGGTCTGGGACCAGGAGGACGTCCCGGAGCCGGTCCTGGCGGTCATGCGCGCCCATGGCGAAGCCCTCGACTTCCTGCTCACCGTGCCGGTGGAGGAGGTCCACTGGACCAGCCTCAGCCCGGCCGCGCTGATCGCGCCGGGCGAACGCACGGGGACGTACCGGCTCGGACTCGACGACCTGATCGTGGACGCCGAGGGGCTGAGCCGGATCTCCACGGAGGACTACGCCGTCGCCCTGGTGGACGAGGTCGAGCGGGACGCGCACGCGGGGCGCCGGTTCACGGTCGGGTACTGA
- a CDS encoding VanW family protein yields MRRASRTDTGTADGMRWTAPVVAGVAGGVAVLGFGGLYVAGLLLTGSDIAAGTKVRGVDLGGMSRAEARRALDRELGPDAAAPVVLRVGERSERLAPGALGLSLDTAATVERAARSGSDPLTAIGRLFASGDPDVRPVVGLDEKTARAALDRVGEKSGRAAREGSVTFEKGRAEAVAPVTGIAVDADRSLDALRAAYPTAAGKPVELPVRTTEPRVGRQETDRALKEFARPAVSAPVTLTVEGRRISVSPTLLGRHLTLKDDGRGRLAPRLDAKALLAAPALGGPLRQATRGPVEAKLRVDDGRVTVVEDGKPGQQVTEATLGKAVLPLLTGAGAAARTGEVATESVRPRLTRESVRELGITEQVSTFTVPFERAPYRTTNIGRAAELINGSVVLPDETWSFNRRVGERTKENGFVDGLMINNGVYEKAAGGGVSAVATTVFNAMFFAGVKPLEYGAHAFYIERYPEGREATVAWGSLDLRFANDTGRALYIQATATDTSVTVTFLGTGKYDEVKAVKGPRTNVKAPAARTGSGPKCETQTPLEGFDVAVDRIFVKGGQEVRRETMKTRYTPRDAVTCGA; encoded by the coding sequence ATGCGACGCGCTTCCCGTACCGACACCGGAACGGCCGACGGGATGCGGTGGACCGCACCGGTCGTCGCGGGTGTCGCGGGCGGCGTCGCGGTGCTCGGCTTCGGCGGCCTGTACGTCGCCGGACTCCTCCTGACCGGAAGCGACATCGCCGCGGGCACGAAGGTGCGCGGCGTCGACCTGGGCGGAATGAGCCGGGCCGAGGCCCGGCGGGCCCTGGACCGTGAACTCGGCCCGGACGCCGCGGCACCGGTCGTCCTGCGCGTCGGGGAACGCTCCGAACGCCTCGCCCCGGGCGCCCTCGGCCTCTCCCTGGACACCGCCGCGACCGTCGAGCGCGCCGCGCGCTCCGGCTCGGACCCGCTGACCGCGATCGGACGCCTCTTCGCCTCGGGCGACCCCGACGTACGGCCGGTGGTCGGCCTCGACGAGAAGACGGCCCGTGCCGCCCTCGACCGGGTGGGCGAGAAGAGCGGGCGCGCGGCCCGCGAGGGCTCCGTCACCTTCGAGAAGGGCCGGGCCGAGGCGGTCGCCCCGGTCACGGGCATCGCCGTGGACGCCGACCGGTCCCTGGACGCGCTGCGTGCCGCGTACCCCACGGCCGCCGGCAAGCCCGTGGAACTGCCGGTCCGCACGACCGAACCGCGCGTCGGCCGACAGGAAACGGACCGCGCGCTGAAGGAGTTCGCGCGACCGGCCGTGTCGGCGCCGGTCACCCTCACCGTCGAAGGCAGGCGCATATCGGTGTCCCCCACCCTGCTGGGCAGGCACCTGACGCTGAAGGACGACGGCCGGGGCCGACTGGCCCCCCGCCTGGACGCGAAGGCACTGCTCGCCGCTCCCGCCCTCGGCGGACCCCTGCGGCAGGCCACCCGGGGCCCCGTCGAGGCGAAACTCCGGGTGGACGACGGCCGGGTCACCGTCGTCGAGGACGGGAAGCCGGGCCAACAGGTCACCGAGGCCACGCTGGGCAAGGCCGTGTTGCCGCTGCTGACCGGAGCCGGGGCCGCCGCCCGCACCGGAGAGGTCGCCACCGAGTCGGTCCGGCCGCGGCTCACGCGGGAGTCGGTGCGCGAACTCGGCATCACGGAGCAGGTGTCCACCTTCACCGTCCCGTTCGAGCGGGCCCCGTACCGGACCACGAACATAGGCCGGGCCGCCGAGCTGATCAACGGTTCGGTGGTGCTGCCCGACGAGACGTGGAGCTTCAACCGGCGGGTCGGCGAGCGGACGAAGGAGAACGGCTTCGTCGACGGCCTCATGATCAACAATGGTGTGTACGAGAAGGCCGCGGGCGGCGGGGTCTCGGCCGTGGCCACCACCGTCTTCAACGCGATGTTCTTCGCGGGCGTCAAACCCCTCGAATACGGGGCGCACGCCTTCTACATCGAGCGCTACCCCGAGGGCCGCGAGGCCACGGTCGCCTGGGGCAGCCTGGACCTGCGCTTCGCCAACGACACGGGCCGGGCCCTGTACATCCAGGCGACGGCCACCGACACCTCGGTCACCGTCACCTTCCTCGGCACCGGGAAGTACGACGAGGTCAAGGCGGTCAAGGGCCCGCGCACCAACGTCAAGGCGCCGGCCGCCCGCACCGGCAGCGGCCCCAAGTGCGAGACCCAGACCCCGCTGGAGGGCTTCGACGTGGCCGTCGACCGGATCTTCGTGAAGGGCGGCCAGGAGGTCAGGCGCGAGACGATGAAGACCCGCTACACGCCGCGCGACGCCGTCACCTGCGGGGCCTGA
- a CDS encoding NUDIX hydrolase produces MPQLTDDAERAGTWMTPAEYGASRATLWTAAVVLVTDPDGRILLQTVDYRPDRLLPGGAVDAGESPAAAAAREMREELGVEGRYPQGLAVDWVPADTPGFPAEMRFPGEILHVYDGGTWSPERIGSVRLPAQEITGIEFAEPADLPALMDAGDARRALSALRARVSGGGPALLEAGRPTNPTVLDRLGVLRTRRIPQHGTWHRGPVPAGLPVRDRAGWLFAPDGRVLLLIARATGAAHLPTPEAEPTAAPVPIGYRYDGQGAHARGAARLTAVLPSRDPAYARLLATPEQVRELSDWGPAGHEELAAVHAARTHLCLPVPPRTPPTELPPEGARW; encoded by the coding sequence ATGCCGCAGCTGACCGATGACGCCGAGCGCGCGGGTACCTGGATGACACCGGCGGAGTACGGGGCCTCGCGCGCCACGCTCTGGACCGCGGCCGTCGTGCTCGTCACCGACCCCGACGGCCGGATCCTCCTCCAGACCGTCGACTACCGCCCCGACCGGCTGCTGCCCGGCGGCGCCGTCGACGCCGGGGAATCGCCGGCCGCCGCGGCCGCCCGCGAGATGCGCGAGGAACTCGGGGTCGAGGGCCGCTATCCGCAGGGGCTCGCCGTGGACTGGGTCCCCGCCGACACCCCCGGCTTCCCCGCCGAGATGCGCTTCCCCGGCGAGATCCTCCACGTGTACGACGGCGGTACCTGGAGCCCCGAGCGCATCGGGTCCGTCCGCCTCCCGGCCCAGGAGATCACCGGCATCGAGTTCGCCGAACCGGCCGACCTGCCCGCCCTGATGGACGCGGGTGACGCCCGCCGCGCCCTGTCCGCCCTGCGGGCCCGCGTCAGTGGCGGCGGCCCCGCGCTGTTGGAGGCGGGCCGCCCCACCAACCCCACGGTGCTGGACCGGCTCGGCGTGCTGCGCACCCGACGGATCCCGCAGCACGGAACCTGGCACCGCGGCCCGGTCCCCGCCGGCCTGCCGGTGCGCGACCGGGCCGGTTGGCTGTTCGCGCCCGACGGCCGGGTCCTGCTGCTGATCGCCCGGGCGACCGGCGCGGCCCACCTGCCGACCCCGGAGGCCGAACCCACCGCGGCGCCGGTCCCGATCGGGTACCGGTACGACGGCCAGGGCGCCCACGCCCGCGGCGCGGCCCGCCTCACGGCCGTGCTCCCGAGCCGTGACCCGGCGTACGCCCGCCTCCTGGCCACGCCCGAACAGGTCCGCGAGCTCAGCGACTGGGGCCCCGCCGGCCACGAGGAACTCGCCGCCGTGCACGCCGCCCGCACCCACCTCTGCCTCCCCGTCCCGCCCCGCACCCCGCC
- a CDS encoding TIGR03086 family metal-binding protein, with amino-acid sequence MTTDTTSFEQSPSTKAATPAADALDPRDDLATAIALAGRTLAAVRPDQYDAPTPCEDFDVRRLSSHLVAVVRRIAVIGRGEDPFSVPSFADELADGAWAGAWESAAREVADVWADPGILGRELRLPVGRLPGAAGALMYSHELTVHTWDLARATGQRPVWDESLVERALTLVRRVLPAEARGGPIPFGPVTDVAADAPAIDRLVAWAGRRP; translated from the coding sequence ATGACCACAGACACCACGTCGTTCGAGCAGTCCCCTTCCACCAAGGCCGCCACGCCGGCAGCCGATGCCCTCGACCCGCGCGACGACCTCGCGACGGCCATCGCACTCGCCGGCCGCACCCTCGCCGCCGTCCGCCCCGACCAGTACGACGCCCCGACCCCGTGCGAGGACTTCGACGTCCGGCGGCTGTCGAGCCACCTCGTCGCCGTCGTGCGCCGGATCGCGGTGATCGGGCGCGGCGAGGACCCCTTCAGCGTGCCGTCCTTCGCCGACGAACTGGCCGACGGGGCGTGGGCCGGCGCCTGGGAGTCCGCCGCTCGCGAGGTCGCCGACGTGTGGGCCGACCCGGGGATCCTGGGGCGCGAACTCCGGCTTCCCGTGGGCCGGTTGCCGGGGGCGGCCGGTGCGCTCATGTACAGCCACGAGCTGACCGTGCACACCTGGGACCTGGCGCGCGCGACCGGGCAGCGGCCGGTGTGGGACGAGTCCCTGGTGGAACGCGCGCTGACCCTCGTGCGGCGGGTCCTGCCGGCCGAGGCGCGCGGCGGGCCGATCCCCTTCGGTCCGGTCACGGACGTGGCCGCCGACGCTCCCGCCATCGACCGGCTCGTGGCGTGGGCGGGCCGCCGCCCCTGA
- a CDS encoding RNA ligase family protein: protein MRTHYPRTAHLPWSPGASADDVRASGLSALAGREVVVTEKLDGENTTLYSDGSHARSLDSGHHPSRAWVKALQGRIGAGIPAGWRVCGENLYARHSLAYEDLDSWFYGFSVWDGDSCLDWDRTVRFLHGIGVPSPRVLWRGVFDERALRRLRLDTNRQEGYVVRTVDGFTRADFGRYVAKWVRVGHVQTDTHWMYAQVVPNGLGRRAPLWAVRSGSEPDVAALRDAVGAGPAAHAEPPMPAVDPPGTSAASTEEVVAEVTARLDGAGRTGEARLAGVLAAALRGERRAALGARLAAGPLGMATARRVADLVGLYPVLRRPFPDEERRAGLVRLAAAADLGVLHALAGAAADRAARECVEWSALCAEDAGLLGPDPLGLLRSGLRDGVAGVDADAADRCWAEAREAFALGRARTAEEAVAATWRWRDGAFPRLIQLCGPSGSGKSTFAGSLPGVSAYVSLDDLRAARGARGDQKDNADVLREGLDRLSLALAAATRTGGTVVWDATSLNDQQRGLAGAVARRRDALVTHAVVWVEEAELVRRNTVRPHPVPAAVLESQLRRFAPPYPGRAHRTWYIGAGGRVEDTAGAVAERDGDL from the coding sequence ATGCGCACGCACTACCCCCGTACGGCGCATCTTCCCTGGTCCCCCGGGGCGAGCGCGGACGATGTCCGCGCCTCCGGGCTCTCGGCTCTGGCCGGACGCGAGGTGGTGGTCACGGAGAAGCTCGACGGGGAGAACACCACCCTGTACTCCGACGGGTCGCACGCGCGCTCCCTCGACTCGGGGCACCATCCGTCGCGGGCGTGGGTGAAGGCGCTGCAAGGCCGGATCGGGGCCGGGATCCCGGCGGGTTGGCGGGTGTGCGGCGAGAACCTGTACGCACGTCACTCCCTCGCCTACGAGGACCTGGACAGTTGGTTCTACGGGTTCTCCGTGTGGGACGGCGATTCCTGCCTGGACTGGGACCGCACCGTGCGGTTCCTGCACGGGATCGGTGTGCCGAGCCCGAGGGTCCTGTGGCGTGGGGTCTTCGACGAGCGGGCGCTGCGCCGGCTGCGGCTCGACACGAACCGCCAGGAGGGCTACGTCGTCCGCACGGTGGACGGGTTCACCCGCGCCGACTTCGGTCGGTACGTCGCGAAGTGGGTCCGAGTGGGGCACGTACAGACCGACACGCACTGGATGTACGCGCAGGTCGTACCGAACGGACTCGGGCGGCGGGCCCCGTTGTGGGCGGTCCGGTCCGGCTCCGAACCGGACGTCGCGGCGCTGCGGGACGCGGTCGGGGCGGGTCCGGCGGCGCACGCCGAACCCCCCATGCCCGCCGTCGACCCCCCGGGGACGTCCGCCGCGTCGACGGAGGAGGTCGTCGCGGAGGTGACCGCCCGCCTGGACGGGGCCGGGCGCACCGGCGAGGCGCGGCTGGCCGGGGTACTGGCCGCCGCGCTGCGCGGTGAGCGGCGGGCGGCCCTCGGGGCGCGGCTCGCGGCCGGGCCGCTCGGGATGGCGACGGCCCGGCGGGTCGCGGACCTGGTCGGGCTGTACCCGGTGCTGCGACGGCCGTTCCCGGACGAGGAGCGGCGGGCCGGGCTGGTGCGACTGGCCGCCGCGGCCGACCTGGGTGTGCTGCACGCGCTGGCCGGGGCCGCGGCGGACAGGGCCGCCCGGGAGTGCGTGGAGTGGTCCGCGCTGTGCGCCGAGGACGCGGGGCTGCTCGGGCCGGACCCGCTGGGGTTGTTGCGGTCGGGGCTGCGGGACGGCGTGGCGGGTGTGGACGCGGACGCGGCGGACCGTTGCTGGGCCGAGGCGCGGGAGGCGTTCGCGCTGGGCAGGGCGCGCACCGCCGAGGAGGCGGTGGCCGCGACCTGGCGGTGGCGCGACGGGGCGTTCCCCCGGCTGATCCAGCTGTGCGGCCCCTCGGGCAGCGGCAAGAGCACCTTCGCCGGGTCGCTGCCCGGCGTGAGCGCGTACGTGAGCCTTGACGACCTGCGGGCCGCCCGGGGTGCGCGCGGCGACCAGAAGGACAACGCGGACGTGCTCCGCGAGGGCCTCGACCGGTTGAGCCTGGCCCTGGCCGCCGCCACGCGCACCGGTGGCACGGTGGTGTGGGACGCGACCTCCCTCAATGACCAACAGCGCGGTCTGGCGGGCGCGGTCGCGCGCCGCCGGGACGCTCTGGTCACCCACGCGGTGGTGTGGGTCGAGGAGGCGGAGCTGGTGCGGCGCAACACGGTCCGCCCGCATCCCGTGCCCGCGGCGGTGCTGGAGTCACAGCTGCGGCGGTTCGCTCCGCCGTATCCGGGCCGGGCACACCGGACCTGGTACATCGGCGCGGGGGGCCGGGTCGAGGACACCGCCGGTGCCGTCGCGGAACGGGACGGGGACCTGTGA
- a CDS encoding YafY family protein, which translates to MKADRLVAILLFLQERGRVTVSEVAAELETSERTARRDLEALAASGVPVYSQRGRGGGWSLVGGARTNLTGLTADETRALFLATGPLAVTPELRTMLRKLVRALPATLRADAEAASRAGVTDTTDWSRNPATTDTTHRTALQAAVVDGIRVRLGYEGVGKPAGVREVEPLGLVSKAGAEYLVAGTERGLRTFRLSRIVSVEPTGEPVVRPPDFDLATAWRALAETIEGGMYAATARARVEPSVLPLLGRLLGGRLRVGEPLPDGWTEVWVDGPAPRAIAASLAGLGGRVEVLEPPEVRRTLARTGAELTALYADDARPPGADGAEADPEDDRPPGRRVD; encoded by the coding sequence ATGAAGGCTGACCGTCTGGTGGCGATCCTGCTGTTCCTCCAAGAGCGTGGTCGCGTCACCGTCTCCGAGGTGGCAGCGGAGTTGGAGACCTCCGAGCGCACCGCCCGTCGTGACCTGGAGGCGCTGGCCGCGTCCGGCGTGCCCGTCTACTCCCAGCGCGGCCGCGGCGGCGGCTGGTCGCTGGTGGGAGGGGCCCGCACCAACCTCACCGGACTCACCGCCGACGAGACCCGGGCGCTCTTCCTCGCCACCGGCCCCCTCGCCGTCACACCCGAACTCCGCACCATGCTCCGCAAGTTGGTACGGGCCCTGCCCGCCACGCTGCGCGCGGACGCGGAGGCCGCCTCGCGTGCCGGCGTCACGGACACCACCGACTGGTCCCGCAACCCCGCCACGACGGACACCACGCACCGCACCGCGCTCCAGGCCGCCGTCGTGGACGGGATCAGGGTCCGCCTCGGATACGAGGGAGTCGGCAAACCGGCGGGGGTCCGCGAGGTCGAGCCGCTCGGGCTCGTCTCCAAGGCGGGAGCGGAGTACCTGGTGGCCGGCACGGAGCGGGGCCTGCGCACCTTCCGGCTGAGCCGGATCGTCTCCGTCGAGCCGACGGGCGAGCCGGTCGTCCGGCCGCCCGACTTCGACCTGGCCACGGCGTGGCGCGCGCTCGCCGAGACGATCGAGGGCGGGATGTACGCGGCCACGGCCCGGGCCCGCGTCGAACCGTCCGTCCTGCCCCTCCTCGGCCGACTGCTCGGCGGCCGACTGCGGGTCGGCGAGCCGCTGCCCGACGGCTGGACCGAGGTGTGGGTCGACGGTCCGGCGCCCCGGGCCATCGCCGCGAGCCTGGCCGGGCTCGGCGGCCGCGTGGAGGTGCTGGAACCGCCCGAGGTGCGGCGGACGCTCGCCCGGACCGGCGCCGAACTCACCGCGCTGTACGCCGACGACGCACGGCCCCCGGGAGCCGACGGCGCCGAGGCCGACCCCGAGGACGACAGGCCCCCCGGGCGCCGCGTCGACTGA